A single Nostoc sp. PCC 7107 DNA region contains:
- a CDS encoding NAD(P)-dependent oxidoreductase, with protein sequence MKILVTGTEGYLGSLLPPLLIERGHEVIGVDTGFYKVGWLYNGTDITAKTLNKDIRHITPEDLEGVEAIVHMAELSNDPTGQLAPNITYEINHVGSVRLANLAKTMGVRRFVYMSSCSVYGVATEGDVTEESPVNPQTAYAECKTLVERDVTPLADDDFSPTFMRNATAFGASPRMRFDIVLNNLAGLAWTSKEIKMISDGTPWRPLVHALDICKAIVCALEAPRDIVHNQIFNVGDTANNYRVKEIAEIIADTFPGCKLSFGQNGADNRSYRVSFEKINSILPGFKCDWNALLGAQQLFNLFSQIDMTEDTFLFRGFTRLKQLEYLIRTEQIDKDFFWNRK encoded by the coding sequence GCCTCCTCTGTTAATTGAACGTGGACATGAAGTCATCGGCGTTGATACGGGCTTTTATAAAGTTGGTTGGCTATACAACGGTACAGACATTACAGCTAAAACCCTCAACAAAGATATCCGCCACATCACCCCCGAAGATTTAGAAGGTGTAGAAGCGATCGTTCACATGGCGGAACTTTCCAATGACCCCACGGGACAATTAGCACCAAATATCACCTACGAAATCAATCACGTAGGTTCTGTACGCCTCGCTAACTTAGCCAAAACAATGGGCGTGCGACGCTTCGTCTATATGTCTTCGTGTAGTGTTTATGGGGTCGCTACCGAAGGCGATGTCACAGAAGAATCTCCCGTGAATCCTCAAACCGCCTACGCCGAATGTAAAACCCTTGTAGAACGAGATGTTACACCGCTGGCTGATGACGATTTTTCCCCTACATTCATGCGGAATGCTACAGCCTTTGGCGCTTCCCCCAGAATGCGATTTGATATCGTGTTGAACAACCTCGCCGGGTTAGCTTGGACAAGCAAAGAAATCAAAATGATCAGTGATGGTACACCTTGGCGGCCATTAGTCCACGCCCTTGATATTTGTAAAGCCATTGTTTGCGCTTTAGAAGCACCGCGTGATATTGTACACAATCAGATTTTTAATGTTGGCGATACTGCTAATAACTATCGAGTCAAAGAAATTGCTGAAATTATTGCTGATACTTTCCCCGGCTGTAAATTAAGCTTTGGTCAAAATGGGGCAGATAATCGCAGTTATCGCGTATCCTTCGAGAAAATTAACAGCATTTTACCTGGATTCAAATGTGATTGGAATGCTCTATTAGGCGCACAACAACTGTTTAATTTATTCAGTCAAATTGATATGACTGAAGACACCTTTTTGTTTAGAGGCTTTACTCGCTTAAAACAGCTAGAGTATCTCATTCGTACTGAACAAATTGACAAAGATTTTTTCTGGAATAGAAAGTAA
- a CDS encoding glycosyltransferase family 2 protein, which translates to MNKLLTIAIPTYNRAELLEKQLCWLAKAIQGFEAECEIIISDNCSTDNTQEIIKKWQSIFSKTTFKSQRNQENIGLMPNIAACIQAASSKYVWTVGDDDPIQENALAFLFKKIQQHPDVALIFLNCCGRDKLTNQITVERWFNSDSDAPLTDGKAALQRYLKESFGGVIFMTATVYQTALVKRALQQWTSSCKNLASQAYWTGFCAIHGSVIVTKDNYLECTMHASYLEQDPTWSIMMRYIYIPEIYAKLLEIGYSQTFCLQMILQNIITKSDWIIFLGALRRWPALAMNIIIAYLILVIGSTRNLLFLPKAIKSSFQSET; encoded by the coding sequence ATGAATAAACTACTTACCATTGCTATACCTACATATAATCGCGCTGAACTTCTAGAAAAGCAACTCTGCTGGTTAGCAAAAGCTATTCAAGGATTTGAAGCTGAATGTGAAATTATTATTTCTGATAATTGTTCCACAGATAACACTCAAGAAATCATTAAAAAATGGCAGTCTATCTTTAGTAAAACAACATTTAAATCTCAGAGAAATCAAGAGAATATAGGTTTAATGCCTAACATTGCTGCCTGTATTCAAGCTGCTAGTAGCAAATATGTTTGGACAGTGGGAGATGATGACCCAATCCAGGAAAATGCTCTAGCATTTTTGTTCAAAAAAATCCAGCAGCATCCTGATGTAGCACTAATCTTTTTAAACTGCTGCGGACGAGATAAATTAACCAATCAAATCACTGTAGAACGTTGGTTTAATAGTGATAGTGACGCTCCCCTAACTGATGGTAAAGCTGCATTACAACGTTATCTGAAAGAAAGTTTTGGTGGCGTAATTTTTATGACAGCAACTGTCTATCAAACAGCATTAGTCAAACGCGCTTTACAACAGTGGACATCTTCTTGTAAAAATTTAGCTTCTCAAGCATATTGGACAGGATTTTGTGCGATTCACGGCAGCGTGATTGTTACTAAAGATAATTATTTAGAATGTACAATGCACGCTAGTTATTTAGAGCAAGATCCAACATGGTCAATCATGATGAGATATATTTATATCCCGGAAATATATGCAAAACTTTTAGAGATTGGATATTCTCAAACATTTTGTCTGCAAATGATTTTGCAGAATATCATCACCAAGAGTGACTGGATAATTTTCTTGGGAGCTTTAAGAAGATGGCCAGCTTTAGCAATGAATATTATTATTGCTTATCTCATTTTAGTAATTGGATCTACACGTAACTTGCTGTTTCTACCAAAAGCAATTAAGTCGAGTTTTCAAAGCGAAACATAG